In the genome of Schistocerca piceifrons isolate TAMUIC-IGC-003096 chromosome X, iqSchPice1.1, whole genome shotgun sequence, the window ATGGTGCCACACAACCTATTAGCCAGTTGTGAAAGTGCGATTTAGATGTTAtgtcaattttcttgtagaatagGAAGGGGCTCTACCTCGTTCTGTGCACCCAACAGAACGTCAAAACGGAAACATGCAAAAAACAATGTCCTCTCATCCATCCCTCCTAAATAACAGTATCGACCGACAAACACACAAAATGTGTATTAGCATCGAAAACATCAGGAATAGAAGATATACCTATATGAAACATTTGTGTCAAATGACAATTTCCGTCTCCTCCAGAAATATGGTCCTGTCTCCTGATAAAACCTATATATTGGTTTCCAGCACAACGCTATGAAAACTGACAAATGAAACAGTGAACTACTATGCAGATTTTTTCATAGTAAATTTACCTATGATCTTTTCTCTTCATATGTACAGTGAATATTCCATTGCCTGCGAGGTGATTTTAGACGATACACATACTCTGATTTTACTAAGATCAGGCAAATGCTGACCAGACCTAGGCATTGTAGGAGAAATCTTCCTAACATTAGACAAATCACAGGAACTATAATGACTACAACATCCTACTGCTAACATTATGACATCCCATTTAACAGTGTGTTTAACCACCTCTGGCACGCAAAGCACGTGTATTCTACAAGTCCTCGGTAGGTAATCTTATGTTGCTGACGGCTCATATACATGGCACACAAGTGATGACTACTGTCTGAGCTCCGAGTTGGCACACAGTTTCATCGATGATGTGTTCACATGGTTCCTGTATGGTGAATGTGGGTGTAAGTTATCATACTAAATTCATTATCAATGATCATTGAAGCACAAGGCCATGAACGAACAATTTTTACTGCACATTTCACTATCGTGTCTGATCATTTATCATCTGCTTGCTCTCTGCTGTGACATTTTTAATGTAATAGTTTTTCTGTATTGCGATGAGATATTTATTGTGATTATTTATTCTGGTAAGTTTCATGCCTTGCTCTAAATTTGTGAGGAGATAGCTatattattttaaatgttctgcaaatgtggagtgtttAGTACCATAATTCCAACATCTGTTATGTTCCTCATATCTTGTGCTAAAATTCCAGCTTGTCATTCCAATATACACTGCACTGCAGCTTGAACTGGTATACAGTTAAGTCCCAGATTTTTTCTTTCTTGGGTTTTGAAGTATTTAAGTACGTTTGATGGGGTATCTATTGTTTTATATGCTATGGAGAGGCCTTCTTTTCTTTAGAATGTTTGCAACCTTGTGTGTTAGTTTGTCCTTTTCACTTGTGTGGTGTGGTCAGCAGGTGCTTTAGTATGCATTGTCTCTGTATGTGGTCTcttgatttttgtattttcttgtacTACATGTGGTTTCTATTAggtattttagttttgattttctaATTCAGCTTCTCTATTGTCTGTAGGCTACGTCATACTCACTGTCTATTGCTATTTATTttacttctgtatttatttttcttaattttccttGTTTATTAGGATCTTCTTTACTctgtgtaacatgtgtcttagtgcagCTTGTTTTTGGTTGTGGGGATGATTAGATGTGTGGCGTAAATTGTCTCTGTGGCAGTAGTCTTTCTGTACACATTGAAAGAGGGTTTACCATCTTCCTTTTTATTgttgtctcaagaaagtttatctacttttccatttcctttcctaatataaaatttgtgttttgtacATATTTCATATTAAATTTGTCTGTTCATGCTTTTGTATCATCCAGTATCATGTagtagagaggaaaggaatatgtggaaaacactgataaggagaagggacaggatgataggacacctgctaagacatgagggaatgacttccatggtactagagggagctgtagagggcaaaaactgtagaggaagacagagattggaatacgtcaagcaaataatcgaggacgtaggttgcaagtgctactctgagatgaagaggttagcacaggaaaggaattcgtggcgggccgcatcaaaccagtcagtagactgatgacaaaaaacaaaaaaaaagtagacAAACTATGTCAACATATCggtaccaatatatgatttcatATTTTCCTTGTGTGGCTACTTTTTTTCGAAGgtttgattttgtaaatagcttatAAAGATGATGACTTGTGTTCCTGAtctcattttgtagataacattcatTCTCAAACTGGAAGTAATTCTCTTCTGTTAACAGTTTGACAATGCTGATAATTTATATTATTACTTCTGAACTCAGTTTACTGTGTGATCTAAGCTTTTTTCATTACTTCTATGGTCTACGTGCTAGGAGAACATGTGCATGTGTTATTGATGTCACGACACCAGCGATGATATGTGTCATATATCTATGTCCTCCCTGTTTTCTGTCAGGTGTACTGTGGTCATTTTGTGTTACATAATTGATAATTAGGAATATTTCGGAAGTATTTTTGTATGTAATATGTTGGAACTCTTCAAAAATTGTCTCATTGGTGTATTGTGTTTGTGTGATTTTGGTTTGCTGCGGAATGTCGgtaattttgtatttttatgtgcTTTATTGTATTTCTGTTTCTAGCTGAGTATGTCTTAAATGTTTATAAGAGTTCTTTTTACATTTGTTTGAAATTGTGTAGCTCTATCTGATATAAAACAATATACCCTTTACCACACAAATACAGAGAAAGACATGAAAATTATAACAACAAATAAGCATAGCAGAGaacaagaaattgataaacgaccagacacacaaacaacaactTACTACTAAACCATACCAAGAAgttaacacacacaaacacaaatagaaCCTTTCACTACAGACAAAAAATACATCCAATAGATGGCAACATTCATAACAAGAAAGTTAACATGATGCAAGGGTATTTGTGCGGTGCTGAAAATGGTGTTTAGTTCTACAGGTCGTCGTcatcggctgatactcgtatccgagttttcatttctctcctgagatttcctttgtcacggttcaggcgtggaagtgtcgttgatggcttagcaatccaatcctagcgtggaacaggcggccacagacattacagctgatggaaggtggaggacgtggctgagcctggaggagtttacgtcattctccattcttcgacgttccagctcaaagttttgaagagcatttgaggtaactgagcgccagcgacttcggtcttctgctattgtggaccagttactcggatcgatgttcaagtttttcagatttttcttgtactgatccttataacgtttgagaggggcacctcgtggccttttacctgtgctcacttcgctgtacagcatttggcgtggaagtctgtcatttttcatccgctggacatgtccgacccatctgagttgatgcccaatgataagagcttccatgctatgcatttttgctttctctagaacagccgtgttggatatgaagtcatcccatttcaggttcatgatatatcttagcttctgttggttgaagcgttctagtttcttcagatcgcagcgatataacgtccaggtttcgcaaccatatagcagggtggaaatgactacagctttgtacaccatcagtttggtgtacagtgttaggtctttattcaggaagacacgctttgtaagacgaccaaatgctacatgtgcagcacgttATCTactctccacatcttttccagatgagcagttggatgacagtatgcttcccaggtagaggaaatggtccacttgttccaagagtgtatcatagatggatatgctgaagtcaggaacggaggagccaggagttggctgcgccatcacctttgtctttggaatattgatggagagaccaaatcgttcgtacgccctgctgaaggaatcaactgacagctgcaactctgcaggtgaatgagctggagaggcattgtcatcagcatactgcagctctgtcacacgagtggtactggtgaacctttttgaatggagtctggactggttgaataatcctccatcaaacctgtactttagttctattcctgaattgtttacggttgtctcgtaaagcatagctgccagatacaatgcaaataatgtaggtgcaagaacgcatccttgtttaagcccacttgttattgggaattcaccagtcatttcattctggcagaggacctgtccagtcatatcaacgtggagagcttcaatcaggtcaacaaaatgttcagggcagccgaagcgttttaagaccatccacatggcttctctgggaactgtatcaaaggccttttctagatcgtagaaaacaagtagtaaaggcttttgctgttctctgcacttctcctgtagttgtcgtgcacagaagatcatgtcaattgtccctcttgaaggttgaaacccgtattgagactcaggtagtatagtctctgaaagtgtctggaggcgatttaaaaggattcttgcaaaaatttttccagtgacagagagtagagatattccccggtagttaccacagacgcttctgtcgccctttttgaagatggtgacaattgtggagttcttcaagtcagctggtaccttgcgggtttcccacattaatataagaagtgagaagagtctagtttttagaggcaagccgccaccctcaataagctccatcgggatgctgtcaggtccaggagccttcccaggtttcacactcttgagtgccttgcaaaattcttgaaaagttggaggatcagccagccagggttttggagggtgctgtgggacatttttgagaaaatctccagcggcagtagaagggctgtttaacagtgagctgaagtgctctttccaacgatttaagatgtcctgactttcagtaagaatggtggagttgtcagcagctttcagtgctcctgatgaggagcggataggtccatacagctctttaataccagcgtaaaagccacgcaggttccttgcatcagaaagattttggagttctgtggctttctgttgccaccatttgttcttgattactcgtatttcactttgacatttctgcttgagttcttgaaagtgtgctttcttttctgcgcaggatggatcttgagcaagggatagataagcatcccgctttgcattgatgatggcttggatttctccgtggttgtcatcaaaccagtcacttcttttccgtgcactacaaccaacaacattctcagcagtttctttgatgatgttctttaatgtggtccattcttgttcgacgtcatctgtggttgctggagctttgttaagttgttcagacagtatgtcttggaagtgtgagcgaacgtttttgttgttcaggttgcttatgttgaattttctgcgtggtgggtttgaaaagtgggatcgtggcttgcgatactttggtactctcaaacggctgactaaaagtctatggtccgtccagcactcatcgatgtttagtgctgcttttgtgatgagaatgtctttcttgtcacgctgtcgcgtaataacgtagtctataagatgccaatgtttggagcgtgggtgcatccatgtggtcttatagcggttacgcaaacggaattgggtattggagatgaaaagctcgtgctcagcacata includes:
- the LOC124722621 gene encoding uncharacterized protein LOC124722621 → MTLRVPIGSDRFITFVSVYAPTLDSDEDTKNQFYHQLNSTLSKIPIQDKLILLGDFNARVGRDNRFWRDVMGKQGVGNCNANGLLLLGLCAEHELFISNTQFRLRNRYKTTWMHPRSKHWHLIDYVITRQRDKKDILITKAALNIDECWTDHRLLVSRLRVPKYRKPRSHFSNPPRRKFNISNLNNKNVRSHFQDILSEQLNKAPATTDDVEQEWTTLKNIIKETAENVVGCSARKRSDWFDDNHGEIQAIINAKRDAYLSLAQDPSCAEKKAHFQELKQKCQSEIRVIKNKWWQQKATELQNLSDARNLRGFYAGIKELYGPIRSSSGALKAADNSTILTESQDILNRWKEHFSSLLNSPSTAAGDFLKNVPQHPPKPWLADPPTFQEFCKALKSVKPGKAPGPDSIPMELIEGGGLPLKTRLFSLLILMWETRKRSAYNLCASRHPRITAGPYQSASHSSPHDRTR